A portion of the Natronococcus sp. AD-5 genome contains these proteins:
- a CDS encoding iron-sulfur cluster assembly protein, translating to MTGRTSDGPSREAVRDRLDRVTDPELDRSIVELEYVDAIEIDGDRVTVHVTLPTAWCSPAFAWMMTSDAREEVERLPGVARTRVFLREHMHDAEINRGVNAGLPFEDAFPDADGAVDAVRAELDRKARIARQYDAVEALLEAGLNPETIVSLRPRDLERTNRGDRVAVYLADRAVGVSVPAAPIDDYLEKARETGAVDAPTDVLFRTPEGEPIDPEAFDLVHRRARLTQVNMSGQGGICDGLREAREKRLERTPSVRRRSGLLLDFE from the coding sequence ATGACCGGACGCACTTCGGACGGCCCCTCCCGCGAGGCCGTCCGCGACCGTCTGGATCGGGTGACGGATCCGGAGCTCGACCGCTCGATCGTCGAACTCGAGTACGTCGACGCGATCGAGATCGACGGCGACCGCGTCACGGTTCACGTCACGCTACCGACGGCGTGGTGCTCGCCGGCGTTCGCCTGGATGATGACGTCCGACGCGCGCGAGGAGGTCGAACGGCTGCCCGGCGTTGCGCGAACGCGCGTCTTCCTCCGCGAACACATGCACGACGCCGAGATCAACCGCGGGGTAAACGCGGGGCTGCCGTTCGAGGACGCGTTCCCCGACGCCGACGGCGCCGTCGACGCGGTACGAGCGGAACTCGACCGCAAAGCCAGGATCGCCCGCCAGTACGACGCGGTCGAAGCGCTCCTCGAGGCGGGACTCAACCCCGAGACGATCGTCTCGCTTCGCCCGCGGGATCTCGAGCGCACCAATCGGGGCGATCGCGTGGCGGTCTACCTCGCGGATCGAGCCGTCGGCGTCTCCGTTCCGGCGGCTCCGATCGACGACTACCTCGAGAAAGCTCGCGAAACGGGCGCAGTCGACGCGCCGACGGACGTGCTGTTTCGAACGCCCGAGGGGGAACCGATCGATCCCGAAGCGTTCGATCTCGTCCACCGCCGGGCGCGACTGACGCAGGTCAACATGTCCGGTCAGGGCGGGATCTGTGACGGGCTGCGAGAAGCAAGGGAGAAACGCCTCGAGCGAACGCCGTCGGTCCGACGGCGAAGCGGGCTACTTCTCGACTTCGAGTAG
- the cgi121 gene encoding KEOPS complex subunit Cgi121, with protein sequence MELLECHLAIDDLDAFVGDLGEIGDRHGTTVQAFDARYVADRRHPERAVELADRAISRGENVARDRAVEILLYAAGRRQIDRALEMGVGEGENRAVVLADGGDESAALADVRGLDAFAGVESTLEKPHEETLESFFEITDAERGATDASLGALVRERVVLLEVEK encoded by the coding sequence ATGGAGCTCCTCGAGTGCCACCTCGCGATCGACGACCTCGACGCGTTCGTAGGCGACCTCGGCGAGATCGGCGACCGCCACGGGACGACGGTGCAGGCGTTCGACGCTCGCTACGTCGCCGACCGACGCCACCCCGAGCGAGCCGTGGAACTGGCCGACCGCGCCATCTCCCGCGGCGAGAACGTCGCCCGCGACCGGGCCGTCGAGATCCTGCTGTACGCCGCCGGCCGCCGACAGATCGACCGCGCGCTCGAGATGGGCGTCGGCGAGGGCGAGAACCGCGCGGTGGTGCTGGCCGACGGCGGTGATGAATCGGCGGCGCTCGCGGACGTTCGGGGCCTCGACGCGTTCGCCGGCGTCGAGTCGACCCTCGAGAAACCGCACGAGGAGACCCTCGAGTCGTTCTTCGAGATCACCGACGCCGAACGCGGGGCGACCGACGCGAGTCTCGGAGCGCTCGTTCGAGAACGGGTCGTGCTACTCGAAGTCGAGAAGTAG
- a CDS encoding ATP-dependent DNA helicase, which yields MNIEELSGLPPGALEHFRSEGIEELYPPQAEAVEAGTTEGENLVAAVPTASGKTMIAALSMLSAIERGGKALYIVPLRALASEKKAEFEAYEAFGVDVGVTTGNYESTSDWLATKDIVVATSEKVDSLVRNGADWLSELTCVVSDEVHLIDDRNRGPTLEVTLAKLRKLNPDLQTVALSATVGNADEIAEWLDAELVDTDWRPIDLRMGVHYGNALNFDDGSTREVPVEGAEKQEAALVRDIVQEGGSSLVFVNSRRNAEAAARRLGQVTARELTDGERNDLAELAEEIREDSDTETSRDLADCVERGSAFHHAGLSSTQRSIVEDAFRERLLKVISATPTLAAGVNTPARRVIVRDWRRFDPSAGGMAPLDVLEVHQMMGRAGRPGLDPYGEAVLLAKSHDESQELFDRYVWADPEPVRSKLAAEPALRTHVLATIASGFARTREGLLEFLEATLYASQSTEARRLETVTDNVLDYLERNDFIERDRGGDADGGAFTSAADLADGDGRSEDLAATSLGHTVSRLYLDPMSAAEIVHGLEDADERPTALGLYQLVSRTPDMYELYLRSGEDEKFGEVYYEREAELLGDAPSEFEEDRFEDWLAALKTGKLLEDWAEEDDEERITDRYKIGPGDLRGKVDTAEWLLGAAESLANEIGSEWTVAVREARARVEHGVGEELLELVSVRGVGRKRARRLYEVGIEEPADLRTADKGVVLGALKGRKTAENILENVGREDPSMNGVEPVESAADATATSSSDGAADNATAATDEDESQSSLGDF from the coding sequence TCGCCGCGCTCTCGATGCTGTCGGCGATCGAACGCGGCGGGAAGGCGCTCTACATCGTCCCGCTGCGGGCGCTCGCCAGCGAAAAGAAGGCCGAGTTCGAGGCCTACGAGGCGTTCGGCGTCGACGTCGGCGTGACGACGGGCAACTACGAATCGACCAGCGACTGGCTCGCGACGAAGGACATCGTCGTCGCGACCAGCGAGAAGGTCGATTCGCTCGTCCGCAACGGGGCCGACTGGCTCTCCGAGCTCACCTGCGTCGTCAGCGACGAAGTCCACCTCATCGACGACCGGAACCGGGGGCCGACGCTCGAGGTGACCCTCGCCAAGCTCCGCAAGCTGAATCCCGACCTCCAGACCGTCGCGCTCTCGGCCACGGTCGGCAACGCAGACGAGATCGCGGAGTGGCTCGACGCCGAACTCGTCGACACCGACTGGCGACCGATCGACCTCCGGATGGGGGTTCACTACGGCAACGCGCTGAACTTCGACGACGGCTCGACGCGCGAGGTGCCGGTCGAAGGGGCGGAGAAGCAGGAGGCCGCGCTCGTCCGCGACATCGTCCAGGAGGGCGGCTCGTCGCTCGTGTTCGTCAACTCCCGGCGGAACGCCGAGGCCGCGGCTCGCAGACTCGGTCAGGTGACGGCCCGCGAGCTGACGGACGGCGAACGCAACGACCTCGCCGAACTGGCCGAGGAGATCCGCGAGGACAGCGACACGGAGACGAGCCGGGACCTCGCCGACTGCGTCGAGCGCGGGTCGGCGTTTCACCACGCGGGCCTGTCGAGCACCCAGCGCTCGATCGTCGAGGACGCCTTCCGCGAGCGCCTGCTGAAAGTGATCTCGGCGACGCCGACGCTCGCAGCGGGCGTCAACACCCCCGCGCGGCGGGTCATCGTCCGGGACTGGCGGCGGTTCGACCCCAGCGCCGGCGGGATGGCGCCCCTGGACGTGCTCGAGGTCCACCAGATGATGGGCCGCGCCGGTCGACCGGGGCTCGACCCCTACGGCGAGGCGGTCCTGCTCGCGAAGAGCCACGACGAGAGCCAGGAGCTGTTCGACCGGTACGTCTGGGCCGATCCCGAACCCGTCCGCTCGAAACTCGCCGCGGAGCCCGCCCTGCGGACCCACGTGCTCGCCACCATCGCCTCCGGCTTCGCCCGGACGCGCGAGGGGCTGCTCGAGTTCCTCGAGGCGACGCTGTACGCGAGCCAGTCGACCGAAGCCAGGCGGCTCGAGACCGTGACGGACAACGTCCTCGACTACCTCGAGCGCAACGATTTCATCGAGCGCGACAGGGGTGGCGACGCCGACGGCGGGGCGTTCACCTCGGCGGCGGATCTGGCCGACGGTGACGGTCGGAGCGAAGATCTCGCCGCCACCAGCCTCGGCCACACCGTCTCGCGGCTCTACCTGGATCCGATGAGCGCCGCCGAGATCGTCCACGGGCTCGAGGACGCCGACGAGCGCCCGACCGCGCTCGGGCTCTACCAGCTCGTCTCGCGCACGCCGGACATGTACGAACTCTACCTCCGTTCGGGCGAGGACGAGAAATTCGGCGAGGTCTACTACGAGCGCGAGGCCGAGCTGCTCGGCGACGCGCCCAGCGAGTTCGAGGAGGACCGCTTCGAGGACTGGCTCGCGGCGCTGAAGACCGGCAAGCTGCTCGAGGACTGGGCCGAGGAGGACGACGAGGAGCGCATCACCGACCGCTACAAGATCGGTCCCGGCGACCTCCGCGGGAAGGTCGACACCGCCGAGTGGCTGCTCGGCGCGGCCGAGTCGCTCGCGAACGAGATCGGCAGCGAGTGGACCGTCGCCGTCCGCGAGGCCCGCGCCCGCGTCGAACACGGCGTCGGCGAGGAGCTGCTCGAGCTGGTCTCCGTCCGCGGCGTCGGCCGCAAGCGCGCACGGCGGCTGTACGAGGTCGGCATCGAGGAGCCCGCGGACCTGCGAACCGCCGACAAGGGCGTCGTCCTCGGCGCGCTCAAAGGGAGGAAGACGGCCGAGAACATCCTCGAGAACGTCGGCCGCGAGGATCCGTCGATGAACGGCGTCGAGCCGGTCGAGTCGGCGGCCGACGCGACGGCGACGAGCTCGAGCGACGGCGCTGCCGACAACGCGACGGCAGCGACCGACGAGGACGAGAGCCAGTCCAGCCTGGGTGATTTCTGA